The proteins below come from a single Triticum aestivum cultivar Chinese Spring chromosome 5D, IWGSC CS RefSeq v2.1, whole genome shotgun sequence genomic window:
- the LOC123122585 gene encoding uncharacterized protein isoform X4 translates to MDGDAWPARWPPPRPPAAPAPALPSQRVPQAGSTDPRHRLRPFAAPQPPETLTDGRPAGTPAGLGPSPAPAPDRFALNTAAATPGQSLPGPAAVPDRSPPNPTPWSQPARSGPSSNPLLAQPPPGSYYSYPHLSRAPDLNSLLHTPSASNASNSAAGAVDLSRAYTPLGGAPAVLPKYPRYGLSAGSGAEQSSLGALFLNKTSSNVQVNLPGETSTSTIDGMSHGAAQFQDSSAAQMMQKLASKPTPRHQPAPLTDRIHVSCLNVGGELFVGDAGLFGVLCSCHQLRMSVAKFCEHAGGPAEKAGEIVLMENGMSIAHWFKYCVGVGSYVTDTKCDRPEWACIDPSPEGYRLKNLLARNTSMEKVGLFNAYGKSTGPINGTVYSNDLRKSTGPISGTVYSSDLHNEGRGHTTVEKLGNKRDGTYYRSADVHTSFARNFALLQNSETNLGLAKNHTVNAVNLNQISRPSGSPYITASTNAHHNGNHSSHSYADLVENNFGASFRNPAPRSPVVFSNDTRAGRYNFPNKILQDSLSSASNTELKLGQSSYHQSLTALFPSAQSTLIDFQRPQSHLPSVTQNHCPRQTVKVSKNIGEHYEPPIGRGTSEQSNGVASAINRSEGGKVTDAAAKNSFISIFLSHLERNSEAIDDILKSSEHSLPKGLDGAYSSYHSKFASRQVEPRANDNRSKLASTSIHTERISDDRALSVALSGSSKVVPLANSQNSLIHSDCRSHLLPRQPNAGSSKVCDGAYSSYHSKSANRQVEPRANDNHSNLVSTSIHTKRISDGIALSVAPSRCASKVGPLANSHEPLIHSDCQSHLLHSQPNAGSSKICAGVPCPANCRTGNHAGDISHQAPCMYDKVGCMSFAPAPLSYQGHRYVLEIISCSLLAMCALLMGFITEGCGFAKHCDDRIDQSGSSLHKCKHDVQLPTRCVGESEKLRCPCSSSAQTPLLKAVSNKMTNQLFAPISERLKNVSEESVAKASSPYIAVTEKNGSCRGSGVCKERLKPGFSSGSSSAVVTKFPASPEFNNTSSCVDKYGVEHKKLMFDEGSRTEKSSSSSSYVPISTGCEKSLNGSSTFHLDTSKVKRKYCQISDGSTLKDNGKRQRSETQRKSRRLKCSEEHSESDDCTRKITLQSSENGDPQPQNKASSYSCSVSKIKQKHTTMQRNKPVKRPRIHQEILKGGEQSDGEGIMVGELNSSDEKKQVEDMSTLVRKKHQQEGSRMSARKPPKYVSLNCILNEPKSENVCSEVPLLDSSLIATGITDDNRKFPKIAPLSLVLKKAKRCNAVKTPCNTENIHSCEEKSAVRPVGKYSFGNQNYSSKAEDGIQSSKKSRYPPNALRLRPNIERDCKRPCIDLWEGKPIGPTDAETSQLSVQTSRKGFRNRRSSVSVDRIKKCEESANRSARGPCGDKQNVVQACEVNAGRYKERLSSADSCCVCRIPYLEPCNQLMECSKCFVKAHQACYGVLKVPRGQWFCRPCKTNANAQDTVCVLCGYGGGAMTRALNAQKILTSLRKGLRVTSRADKHVKHDPSYASRSTSLENVSRVDKQRPVDNAHEENTVSSSWTANHNSSLLVPHTSWWVHVVCGLWTPGTKCPNPTTMSAFDLSGALPAKSDYACSMCDRAGGSFMMCRDVNCSVTFHAWCAHQRGLLQSDPEGEHNEYIGFYGRCLNHATNRVNPEKCLRSNEWTCARTEGFKGRKGEGCSGSNYKKPQVKSSECSVSQEQINAWLRINGSKPCIRRQSKGWKHLVVYKSGIHGLGLYTSEFIPRGSMVIEYVGEIVGQRVADKREIEYHSGKRQQYKSVCYFFKIDKEHIIDATRKGGIARFINHSCMPNCVAKIISVKNEKKVVFFSERHIDPGEEITYDYHFNQEDEGERIPCFCRSFSCRQMGRKAGLYINPKKFGGVVKPCMLEMTAFLNCLALNKQIDEKCTRQKELLITCTQAQKGRPKNAAKTINYHLQRLGRDKFH, encoded by the exons ATGGACGGCGACGCGTGGCCCGCGCGGTGGCCGCCTCCGCGCCCGCcggccgcgccggcgccggcgctgccGAGCCAG CGCGTCCCGCAGGCGGGCAGCACGgacccgcgccaccgcctccgcccCTTCGCCGCCCCGCAGCCGCCGGAAACCCTCACCGACGGCCGGCCCGCGGGAACGCCGGCCGGATTGGGGCCGAGCCCCGCGCCAGCGCCCGACCGGTTTGCGCTCAACACCGCCGCGGCAACGCCGGGCCAATCGCTGCCGGGCCCCGCGGCGGTTCCGGACCGGTCGCCGCCGAACCCGACCCCGTGGAGCCAGCCCGCGAGATCCGGGCCGAGCAGCAACCCCCTGCTCGCCCAACCTCCTCCCGGGAGTTACTACAGCTACCCCCATTTGAGCCGTGCGCCGGACCTCAACTCCCTGCTCCACACCCCCAGCGCCAGCAATGCCAGCAATTCTGCTGCTGGTGCCGTCGATCTTTCTCGCGCTTATACTCCGCTTGGCGGCGCGCCGGCGGTGCTGCCAAAGTACCCGCGGTATGGGTTGTCCGCCGGCAGCGGCGCCGAGCAGTCCTCCTTGGGGGCATTGTTCCTCAACAAGACCTCCTCTAATGTGCAGGTTAATTTGCCGGGGGAAACTTCGACTTCAACCATCGACG GAATGTCCCACGGCGCCGCGCAGTTTCAGGATTCAAGTGCAGCGCAAATGATGCAGAAGCTAGCATCCAAACCGACCCCTCGCCATCAGCCCGCGCCTCTCACGGATCGTATCCACGTCTCCTGTCTGAATGTCG GTGGAGAGCTCTTCGTGGGTGATGCTGGGCTTTTTGGAGTTCTTTGCTCATGTCATCAGTTGAGGATGTCTGTAGCTAAGTTTTGTGAG CATGCAGGAGGGCCTGCAGAAAAAGCTGGTGAAATTGTCCTCATGGAGAATGGCATGAGTATTGCACATTGGTTCAAATACTGCGTAGGG GTTGGATCATATGTTACTGACACTAAGTGTGATCGGCCAGAATGGGCGTGTATAGATCCTTCTCCAGAAGGATACAGGCTGAAAAATCTCCTTGCGAGAAACACTAGTATGGAAAAAGTTGGGTTATTCAATGCATATGGAAAAAGCACAGGACCTATAAACGGAACAGTTTATTCGAATGATCTGCGAAAAAGCACAGGACCTATAAGCGGAACAGTTTATTCCAGTGATCTGCACAATGAAGGTAGAGGGCACACTACCGTTGAAAAGCTAGGGAATAAGAGAGATGGAACATATTACAGGAGTGCTGATGTACACACATCTTTTGCTAGGAACTTTGCTTTACTGCAGAATTCTGAAACAAATCTAGGGCTTGCTAAAAACCATACTGTTAATGCAGTGAACCTAAACCAAATTAGCAGGCCAAGTGGAAGCCCATATATTACAGCAAGCACGAATGCACATCACAATGGGAATCATTCGTCACATAGTTATGCAGATCTTGTGGAGAATAACTTTGGTGCCTCGTTTCGTAATCCAGCTCCAAGATCTCCAGTAGTTTTTAGCAATGATACTAGGGCAGGCAGATATAATTTTCCCAACAAAATACTCCAAGATAGTTTGAGCAGTGCTTCGAATACCGAATTGAAGCTTGGGCAGTCCTCTTATCATCAATCTCTGACTGCCCTATTTCCGTCGGCGCAGTCAACATTAATTGATTTTCAGAGACCTCAGTCACATCTGCCATCAGTAACTCAAA ATCATTGTCCAAGGCAAACAGTCAAGGTCAGTAAAAATATAGGGGAACATTATGAACCACCAATTGGTAGAGGAACTAGCGAACAATCTAATGGAGTTGCTAGTGCTATCAATCGTTCTGAAGGTGGCAAGGTTACAGATGCAGCAGCCAAGAATTCATTTATCTCAATATTTCTTTCGCATCTTGAGAGGAATAGTGAAGCCATCGATGATATTCTCAAGAGTAGCGAGCATAGCCTTCCTAAGGGTTTGGATGGTGCATATAGTTCCTATCATTCAAAGTTTGCAAGTAGACAAGTTGAGCCAAGGGCTAATGATAATCGTTCTAAGTTGGCCTCTACCAGCATTCATACTGAAAGGATATCAGATGACAGGGCTCTTTCAGTGGCACTCAGTGGATCTTCAAAAGTTGTACCACTTGCAAATAGTCAGAACTCTTTAATCCATAGTGACTGCCGGTCGCATTTGCTGCCTAGGCAACCTAATGCTGGAAGCTCCAAAGTTTGTGATGGTGCATATAGTTCCTATCATTCAAAAAGTGCAAATAGACAAGTTGAGCCAAGGGCCAATGATAATCATTCTAATTTGGTCTCTACCAGTATTCATACGAAAAGGATATCAGATGGCATTGCTCTTTCAGTGGCACCCAGCAGATGTGCTTCAAAAGTTGGACCTCTTGCAAATAGTCATGAGCCCTTAATCCATAGTGACTGCCAGTCGCATTTGCTGCATAGCCAACCTAATGCTGGAAGCTCCAAAATTTGTGCAGGAGTTCCATGTCCTGCAAATTGCAGGACCGGCAATCATGCGGGCGATATATCCCATCAGGCTCCCTGTATGTATGATAAAGTG ggTTGCATGAGCTTTGCACCTGCTCCACTTTCATACCAAGGCCATCGCTATGTTCTGGAGATTATATCTTGCAGCCTTCTTGCCATGTGTGCTCTCCTGATGGGTTTCATTACAGAAG GTTGTGGCTTTGCAAAGCACTGCGATGACAGAATTGACCAAAGTGGTAGTAGTTTACATAAGTGCAAGCATGATGTACAACTGCCTACCAGATGCGTGGGGGAGAGTGAAAAGTTAAGATGCCCTTGCTCAAGCAGTGCTCAAACACCTTTGTTGAAAGCTGTCTCTAATAAAATGACAAACCAGCTTTTCGCTCCTATATCAGAGAGACTGAAGAATGTATCAGAAGAATCAGTGGCCAAGGCCAGTTCGCCTTATATAGCTGTAACGGAGAAAAATGGCTCCTGTAGAGGTTCTGGTGTATGTAAAGAACGACTGAAGCCTGGTTTTTCTTCTGGATCCTCCAGTGCTGTGGTGACAAAGTTTCCAGCATCACCTGAATTTAACAATACATCCTCGTGTGTGGATAAATATGGTGTTGAACACAAAAAACTCATGTTTGACGAAGGATCAAGAACTGAGAAAAGTTCGTCGTCGTCAAGCTATGTGCCTATCAGTACAGGATGTGAAAAGTCGCTAAATGGTTCCTCTACATTTCACTTAGACACATCTAAAGTGAAGAGAAAATATTGTCAGATTTCTGACGGAAGTACACTCAAAGATAATGGCAAGCGACAACGTTCTGAAACACAAAGGAAATCAAGAAGATTGAAGTGCTCTGAGGAACATTCAGAATCTGATGATTGTACTAGGAAAATTACTTTGCAGTCATCCGAAAATGGAGACCCTCAACCACAGAATAAGGCTAGTTCGTATTCTTGCAGTGTGTCAAAAATTAAACAGAAACATACTACCATGCAACGAAATAAGCCAGTGAAACGGCCTCGCATCCATCAAGAGATTTTGAAAGGTGGTGAGCAGTCAGATGGTGAGGGCATTATGGTTGGAGAATTAAATTCCTCTGATGAGAAGAAGCAAGTAGAGGATATGAGCACCCTGGTTAGAAAAAAACATCAACAGGAAGGGAGCCGAATGTCTGCTCGAAAACCACCTAAATATGTTTCTCTCAACTGCATTTTAAATGAACCTAAGAGTGAAAATGTTTGTAGTGAGGTTCCCCTTCTCGATTCTAGCTTAATTGCTACAGGGATAACAGATGATAATCGAAAATTTCCTAAAATTGCTCCACTTAGTCTGGTTCTTAAAAAGGCGAAGAGATGCAATGCTGTCAAAACCCCCTGCAACACAGAAAACATCCACTCTTGTGAGGAAAAGAGTGCAGTTCGTCCTGTAGGTAAATATTCTTTTGGTAATCAAAATTACAGTTCAAAAGCTGAAGATGGAATTCAGAGTTCCAAAAAGAGTAGATATCCACCTAATGCCTTGAGGTTGAGACCGAACATTGAGCGTGACTGCAAAAGGCCCTGCATCG ATCTTTGGGAAGGTAAGCCTATTGGCCCAACAGATGCGGAGACAAGCCAACTTTCAGTGCAAACATCAAGAAAAG GATTTAGGAATCGAAGATCAAGTGTATCTGTTGATAGGATTAAGAAGTGTGAAGAATCTGCAAATAGATCAGCACGTGGTCCTTGTGGCGATAAACAAAATGTGGTTCAAGCCTGTGAAGTGAATGCTGGAAG GTACAAAGAAAGGCTTAGCTCAGCTGATTCATGTTGTGTTTGTCGAATTCCATACCTGGAGCCTTGCAATCAGTTGATGGAGTGCAGCAAGTGCTTTGTCAAA GCGCACCAAGCTTGCTATGGTGTTCTAAAAGTTCCAAGAGGCCAATGGTTCTGTAGACCCTGCAAGACCAATGCCAATGCCCAGGACACT GTTTGCGTTTTATGTGGCTATGGAGGTGGAGCCATGACAAGGGCATTGAACGCTCAAAAAATCCTGACAAGTTTGCGAAAAGGTCTGAGAGTTACATCACGAGCAGATAAACATGTCAAACACGATCCATCTTATGCGTCAAGATCAACGAGTTTGGAAAACGTATCTAGAGTAGATAAACAGAGGCCAGTAGACAATGCACATGAGGAGAACACCGTCAGCAGCTCATGGACTGCGAACCACAATTCAAGTCTACTCGTTCCACACACGTCGTGGTGGGTCCATGTTGTCTGTGGTCTGTGGACACCCGGTACAAAATGCCCAAATCCCACCACAATGAGCGCCTTCGATCTATCGGGTGCTTTGCCTGCCAAAAGTGATTAT GCATGCTCGATGTGTGACAGAGCTGGGGGTTCATTCATGATGTGCCGAGATGTGAATTGCTCGGTGACCTTCCATGCTTGGTGTGCCCACCAGAGG GGTCTGTTGCAAAGTGATCCAGAAGGCGAGCATAATGAATATATTGGTTTTTATGGGAGATGCCTGAATCATGCTACTAACCGTGTTAATCCTGAGAAATGCTTGAGAAGCAATGAATGGACATGTGCACGCACAGAG GGTTTTAAAGGACGAAAGGGTGAAGGCTGTTCTGGTTCTAATTACAAGAAACCTCAAGTGAAGAGTAGTGAGTGCAGTGTTTCCCAAGAACAGATAAATGCTTGGCTACGGATAAACGGATCAAAGCCTTGCATAAGAAGACAG TCCAAAGGATGGAAGCATTTGGTAGTGTATAAATCTGGCATACATGGACTTGGCCTCTACACATCAGAGTTTATACCGCGTGGCTCCATG GTTATAGAGTATGTTGGTGAAATTGTTGGGCAGCGCGTTGCCGACAAAAGAGAGATCGAGTACCACTCTGGGAAACGGCAACAGTACAAGAGCGTCTGTTATTTCTTCAAGATTGACAAGGAGCATATTATCGACGCCACCCGCAAGGGTGGGATTGCAAGATTCATCAACCACTCATGCATG CCAAACTGCGTCGCGAAAATAATCTCTGTCAAGAACGAGAAGAAG GTAGTGTTCTTCTCGGAGCGCCACATAGATCCAGGGGAGGAAATCACGTACGATTATCACTTCAACCAAGAGGATGAAGGCGAAAGAATCCCTTGCTTCTGTAGATCATTTAGCTGCAGGCA GATGGGTCGGAAAGCTGGGCTGTACATAAACCCAAAGAAGTTTGGCGGCGTCGTTAAGCCTTGCATGCTGGAGATGACGGCCTTCCTCAACTGCCTTGCCTTGAACAAGCAGATCGATGAAAAGTGCACGAGGCAGAAGGAGCTCTTGATCACCTGTACCCAGGCTCAG AAGGGCAGGCCAAAGAACGCTGCCAAGACCATCAATTACCATCTTCAGAGGCTTGGGCGAGACAAGTTCCACTAG